One window from the genome of Clarias gariepinus isolate MV-2021 ecotype Netherlands chromosome 15, CGAR_prim_01v2, whole genome shotgun sequence encodes:
- the nkpd1 gene encoding NTPase KAP family P-loop domain-containing protein 1 yields MVKGNMYTDKVYAYALYKMLAKVDSPLTVGLYSSCHSRIKMILTSIEGHINDEEKKKKESKRSRSSIGHLISLIFRLLFYRPVWTGKKGRKERNRYVFVRFSAWNFAGSDMLWAGLVMQLCNALQNTFGKLQLSLFRIAQYDAEKDAMKKKIEESSKVWRSKKVCCCPLWAFVLVSLMVCLFILVPIIIFSFPGLKPQRDGNHDETDGVFEGFIIAVLGVPAVGAMRFMFLLIKNLIFSQDANVRNALDNKKISEQLGLMHEVRKEIRLLSCFIHFMENFEQQKIKVVLEITNLDCCTPAKIVGVLDAISILLTDEESPFISLVAVDPEVLTQKIDQAKDCFSKKDRAYGFLDRIITLPFTVPPLCELSKCKVFKNILSDQSEMPSEPRGEEVENLCSIKTSVSLEDVPLIESRLHDEGHVTSLRANETTFYMFDENKVESFIQEAFQSIYLSDKSRLHIYVSENTVSMRRVTNSVRASMMVINALDVEVPPPERVAAWVVLVDRWPCRLSWILQCMEDEHQTLQIDQGVVEIDYSRTLWNVFSEHRIELYIIKEDVEKFLERDDDPELFEMFLKKDYKFTVREADQLKEYTVNLDCSIKNELARIRQINPLGAIGKEKFKNLSPNTVFNMSVEDVCNELSKINLPETYAEIVKQNGINGRTLLLSDPADLRQVMQMNLGEWTTFRIHFLGVMSPHHLSKTRSSPVISNHNAVCPTSMCSRNHMNHI; encoded by the exons ATGGTAAAAG GTAACATGTACACAGATAAAGTATATGCATATGCATTATACAAAATGCTTGCAAAAGTTGATTCTCCACTGACGGTGGGCTTATACTCATCATGTCACAGCAGGATTAAAATGATTCTCACAAGCATTGAAG GTCACATAAatgatgaagaaaagaaaaaaaaggagagtaAAAGAAGCAGGTCCTCTATTGGCCATCTGATTTCACTAATCTTCCGTCTTCTTTTCTATCGCCCAGTATGGAcaggaaaaaaagggagaaaggaACGCAACCGCTATGTGTTTGTGAGATTTAGTGCTTGGAACTTTGCAGGAAGTGACATGCTCTGGGCTGGCTTGGTGATGCAGTTGTGCAACGCTCTTCAGAACACTTTCGGCAAGCTTCAGCTCAGCCTCTTCCGAATAGCTCAATATGATGCAGAAAAAGATGCTATGAAAAAGAAGATTGAGGAAAGCTCCAAAGTCTGGAGGTCGAAGAAGGTCTGCTGCTGCCCACTCTGGGCCTTCGTCCTGGTGAGCCTGATGGTTTGCCTCTTTATTTTGGTACCaatcattattttttcatttcctgGCCTAAAACCTCAAAGAGATGGAAACCATGACGAAACGGATGGAGTGTTCGAGGGGTTTATCATTGCAGTGTTAGGAGTGCCTGCAGTGGGAGCCATGAGATTTATGTTTTTGCTGATAAAGAACCTTATTTTTAGCCAGGATGCAAATGTCAGAAATGCCTTAGACAATAAGAAGATCAGCGAGCAGTTGGGGTTAATGCATGAAGTTCGGAAGGAGATAAGGTTGCTCTCATGCTTTATTCACTTCATGGAAAATTTTGAGCAGCAAAAGATAAAAGTGGTGCTGGAAATCACCAACTTGGACTGCTGCACTCCAGCTAAAATTGTTGGGGTCTTGGATGCCATTAGCATACTTCTTACTGACGAGGAAAGCCCTTTCATTTCTCTAGTTGCTGTTGACCCAGAGGTTCTTACTCAAAAAATAGACCAGGCAAAGGATTGCTTCAGTAAAAAGGACAGAGCTTATGGCTTCCTGGACCGCATAATCACACTGCCATTCACAGTACCACCTTTATGTGAGTTGTCAAAATGCAAggtctttaaaaacattttatcagATCAGTCTGAAATGCCTTCTGAACCTCGAGGAGAAGAGGTCGAGAATTTATGTAGCATAAAGACCTCTGTTTCTTTAGAAGATGTACCTTTGATAGAAAGCAGGCTGCATGATGAAGGCCACGTCACTTCCCTGAGAGCAAATGAGACCACATTCTATATGTTTGATGAAAATAAAGTGGAGAGTTTCATCCAGGAAGCATTCCAAAGCATATACTTAAGTGACAAAAGTAGGCTTCACATTTATGTCTCAGAAAATACAGTGTCTATGAGGAGGGTCACCAATTCTGTCAGAGCGTCCATGATGGTCATTAATGCTCTTGATGTTGAGGTTCCTCCACCTGAAAGAGTTGCTGCTTGGGTTGTACTGGTAGATCGCTGGCCTTGTAGACTAAGTTGGATACTTCAGTGTATGGAAGATGAACATCAGACTCTGCAGATTGATCAAGGCGTGGTTGAGATTGATTACAGCAGGACGCTATGGAATGTGTTCAGTGAGCACAGGATAGAGCTCTACATAATTAAGGAGGACGTGGAGAAGTTCCTGGAAAGAGATGATGATCCTGAGCTGTTTGAAATGTTTCTCAAAAAGGACTACAAATTTACAGTCAGAGAGGCAGATCAGCTTAAAGAGTATACAGTTAATCTGGACTGTTCTATCAAGAATGAGTTGGCAAGGATCAGACAAATCAACCCTCTGGGAGCAATAGGAAAGGAAAAATTCAAGAATTTGTCTCCAAACACTGTATTTAACATGTCCGTGGAAGACGTTTGCAATGAG TTATCAAAGATAAATCTTCCTGAAACATATGCtgaaattgtaaaacaaaatggtATAAATGGACGAACACTGCTTCTTAGTGACCCAGCTGATCTGAGACAGGTCATGCAAATGAATCTTGGTGAATGGACAACTTTTAGGATTCACTTTCTTGGAGTCATGTCACCTCATCATCTGAGTAAAACTAGATCATCACCGGTTATCTCAAACCATAATGCAGTTTGTCCCACTAGTATGTGTAGTAGAAACCACATGAATCATATTTAG